In Dyella terrae, one DNA window encodes the following:
- a CDS encoding NAD-glutamate dehydrogenase, whose translation MNAIRAASDNPIQAVVFEELKKTGFASQRLDEAQFFIGAFFSRIAHSDLELHTTAEWAALVGGLLDFMQQRQPGRALVRVINPEVGHSGRSLVQIVTDDTPFLVDTVSMVVSTKLQIHAVIHPVVKVSRDASGKLLKLADENGSPESVMHFEVDRMADDAEMAQLKSRIEAALEDVRAAVGDWERMRDKAQAIAADLVSRKLPLSETSVHEASEFLHWIADDNFTFLGYREYEVTQADGDEVLVSVEGSGLGILHKSERSVAPRSLRSLVASELPQSGSTDAIILTKTNARSHVHRPGHMDYIGVLKFDANGKPVAEQRFLGLFSSNAYMARPQDVPLVRHKVEAVLARSGLKRDSYSGKSLRHILETLPRDELFQSNEDELYAISMGILELRQRARTRLFMRRDRYGRFYSVQVFVPRERFNTTVRERIEGLLRDTLHGENVDSAVLMGEAALARLHIVVRPKIGDHVNFDTNALEQGVEAIVRNWHDDVRDALVDKLGAHDGVVLANRYSKALPAGYVDEVSPIAAAEDIHQLSLLKGDDAVRMSFYHPAQRPEELRFKVYRSGGDIALSEVLPQLENLGLRVLTEHVYDVKSEGAPLFIQDFEVQPVGNLAFTVEQVGSLFEHAFEQIWRGNAENDGFNRLVLGAKLNWRQIAMLRGYCKYLLQTGVAFSQSYMEDAFNRYPAIAGLLVELFLAKFDPSRESLNAEELKKAGLALQGEMRALIPEAVRTAQPALIDDLVASLAKSRNEQFAAIEETIGVLLESVSSLDDDRILRSFMSLMRGTLRTSFFQQWDGAFRPYISFKFDSHLVPELPKPVPYREIFVCAPRVEGIHLRFGAVARGGLRWSDRREDFRTEVLGLVKAQMVKNTVIVPVGSKGGFVVKRPPVAGDRDAQLAEGIACYRMFISGLLDITDNLVDGKVVAPHDVVRHDPDDPYLVVAADKGTATFSDIANAISVEHGFWLGDAFASGGSNGYDHKGMGITAKGAWESVKRHFRALGRDSQSQDFTCAGVGDMSGDVFGNGMLLSKHIRLVAAFDHRHVFLDPNPDAARSFIERERMFKVPRSSWDDYDKSLISAGGGVFSRSLKSIPITPEVRASLGLKTDVTHMAPMDLLNAILKAPVDLLWNGGIGTYVKASSESHADVGDRANNGLRVNGGELRCKIVGEGGNLGMTQKGRIEAAQHGVLLNTDFIDNSAGVDTSDHEVNIKILLNDAVQRGELTVEARNTQLAAMTDEVGQLVLWDNYRQNQAITLMERQSVRRLGSMAHFIRSLESEGLLDRQVENLPSEAELTERKTRGMGMTRPELSVLLSYDKIKLYQQLLDSDVPEDPYLSKELVRYFPEPLHDKYAAHMQRHRLKREIIATAVTNSTINRMGATFMMRMQEDTGQGPAAIAKAYTAAREILGARELWAEIEALDSKVAEETQIDAIMQIWSLLRHLTRWLLNRPGGTLDIAANVERYQAGVNALREALPDALTDTGRADFSTSQEKWDGLGLPSALAVRLARIPEMRAMLDIVEVAQQTGQPVARVAGVFYELGGVLDLEWLRNQIEALPVEGHWHAQARGSLLDELNHQHRALASQVLALSGDSKEQSPVQAWLQRDDATLKYTRAMLAEILTQNADYPIASVAVRRLAQLAAVPV comes from the coding sequence ATGAATGCGATTCGAGCGGCCAGCGATAATCCGATCCAGGCTGTAGTTTTCGAAGAACTGAAAAAAACCGGCTTCGCCTCCCAGCGCCTAGATGAGGCGCAATTTTTTATTGGCGCCTTCTTCTCGCGCATTGCGCATAGCGATCTGGAGCTCCACACCACGGCCGAATGGGCCGCGCTGGTGGGCGGCCTGCTCGACTTCATGCAGCAGCGCCAGCCCGGCCGCGCTTTGGTGCGCGTGATCAACCCGGAGGTCGGTCATTCGGGCCGCAGCCTGGTGCAGATCGTCACCGACGACACCCCCTTCCTCGTCGACACCGTCAGCATGGTCGTTTCAACGAAGCTGCAAATTCACGCCGTGATCCACCCGGTCGTGAAGGTCAGCCGTGATGCCTCGGGCAAGCTGCTGAAGCTCGCCGACGAAAATGGCTCGCCGGAATCGGTCATGCATTTCGAAGTCGACCGCATGGCCGACGACGCTGAAATGGCCCAGCTCAAGTCCCGCATCGAAGCTGCGCTCGAAGACGTGCGCGCCGCCGTGGGCGACTGGGAACGCATGCGCGACAAGGCGCAGGCCATCGCCGCCGACCTCGTTTCGCGCAAGCTGCCGCTGAGCGAAACCTCGGTGCACGAAGCCAGCGAATTCCTTCACTGGATCGCCGACGACAACTTCACCTTCCTCGGTTACCGCGAATACGAGGTTACCCAGGCCGATGGGGACGAAGTCCTGGTGTCGGTGGAAGGTTCGGGCCTCGGCATCCTGCACAAGAGCGAGCGCTCCGTCGCGCCGCGTTCCCTGCGCAGCCTGGTGGCCAGCGAACTGCCGCAGTCCGGTTCGACCGACGCCATCATCCTGACCAAGACCAATGCGCGCTCGCACGTGCACCGTCCTGGTCACATGGATTACATCGGCGTGCTGAAGTTCGACGCCAACGGCAAGCCGGTGGCTGAGCAGCGCTTCCTGGGCCTGTTCTCCTCCAACGCCTACATGGCCCGCCCGCAGGACGTGCCGCTGGTACGTCACAAGGTCGAAGCCGTGCTGGCCCGTTCGGGCCTCAAGCGCGATTCGTACTCGGGCAAGTCGCTGCGCCACATCCTCGAGACGCTGCCGCGCGACGAGCTGTTCCAGAGCAATGAAGACGAGCTGTACGCGATCTCGATGGGTATCCTCGAGCTGCGTCAGCGCGCGCGCACGCGTCTGTTCATGCGCCGCGACCGTTATGGCCGCTTCTACAGCGTGCAGGTTTTCGTGCCGCGCGAGCGTTTCAATACGACGGTGCGTGAGCGCATCGAAGGCCTGCTGCGTGACACGCTGCATGGCGAGAACGTCGATTCGGCCGTGTTGATGGGCGAGGCCGCGCTGGCTCGCCTGCATATCGTCGTGCGCCCGAAGATCGGCGACCACGTCAACTTCGACACGAATGCGCTGGAGCAGGGCGTTGAAGCCATCGTGCGCAATTGGCATGACGACGTGCGCGATGCACTGGTCGACAAGCTCGGTGCCCATGACGGCGTCGTCCTTGCCAACCGTTACTCCAAGGCGCTGCCGGCCGGTTACGTCGACGAGGTTTCGCCGATCGCCGCGGCCGAAGACATTCATCAGCTGTCGCTGCTGAAGGGCGACGACGCGGTGCGCATGTCGTTCTATCACCCGGCTCAGCGTCCGGAAGAACTGCGCTTCAAGGTGTACCGCAGCGGTGGCGACATCGCGCTGTCCGAAGTGCTGCCGCAGTTGGAGAACCTCGGCCTGCGCGTGCTCACCGAGCACGTGTACGACGTGAAGTCCGAGGGTGCGCCGCTGTTCATCCAGGACTTCGAAGTGCAGCCGGTGGGCAATCTTGCCTTCACGGTGGAGCAGGTCGGTTCGCTGTTCGAGCACGCCTTCGAGCAGATCTGGCGTGGCAATGCCGAGAATGACGGCTTCAACCGCCTGGTGCTGGGTGCCAAGCTCAACTGGCGCCAGATCGCCATGCTGCGCGGCTACTGCAAGTACTTGCTGCAGACCGGCGTCGCCTTCTCGCAGAGCTACATGGAAGATGCCTTCAACCGCTATCCGGCCATCGCCGGTTTGCTGGTGGAGCTGTTCCTTGCCAAGTTCGACCCCAGCCGCGAAAGCCTCAACGCCGAAGAGCTCAAGAAGGCAGGCCTGGCGTTGCAGGGTGAGATGCGCGCGCTGATTCCGGAAGCCGTGCGCACGGCGCAGCCGGCGCTGATCGATGATCTCGTCGCTTCGCTGGCCAAGTCGCGCAACGAGCAGTTTGCCGCGATCGAAGAGACCATCGGCGTACTGCTGGAGAGCGTCTCCAGCCTGGACGACGACCGCATCCTGCGCAGCTTCATGTCGCTGATGCGCGGCACGCTGCGTACGAGCTTCTTCCAGCAGTGGGATGGTGCGTTCCGTCCGTACATCAGTTTCAAGTTCGATTCGCACCTGGTGCCCGAGCTGCCCAAGCCGGTGCCGTACCGCGAAATCTTCGTGTGCGCACCGCGCGTCGAAGGCATCCACCTGCGCTTTGGCGCGGTGGCGCGTGGTGGCCTGCGCTGGTCGGATCGTCGCGAAGACTTCCGTACCGAAGTGCTGGGCCTGGTGAAGGCGCAGATGGTGAAGAACACCGTCATTGTGCCAGTGGGTTCGAAGGGTGGCTTCGTGGTCAAGCGTCCGCCGGTGGCCGGCGACCGCGATGCGCAGCTGGCTGAGGGCATCGCCTGCTACCGCATGTTCATCAGCGGCCTGCTGGACATCACCGACAACCTCGTCGATGGCAAGGTCGTTGCGCCGCACGATGTCGTGCGTCACGACCCGGATGATCCGTACCTGGTCGTCGCTGCCGACAAGGGCACGGCTACGTTCTCGGACATCGCCAACGCCATTTCGGTCGAGCACGGTTTCTGGCTGGGTGACGCGTTCGCGTCGGGCGGTTCGAACGGCTACGACCACAAGGGCATGGGCATCACGGCCAAGGGTGCGTGGGAATCGGTCAAGCGTCACTTCCGTGCGCTGGGTCGCGACAGCCAGTCGCAGGACTTCACCTGCGCGGGCGTGGGCGACATGTCCGGTGACGTGTTCGGCAACGGCATGCTGCTTTCGAAGCACATCCGCCTCGTGGCCGCGTTTGACCATCGCCATGTGTTCCTCGACCCGAACCCGGATGCCGCGCGTTCGTTCATTGAGCGCGAGCGCATGTTCAAGGTGCCGCGTTCGAGCTGGGATGATTACGACAAGTCGCTGATCTCGGCCGGCGGTGGCGTGTTCTCGCGTTCGCTGAAATCGATTCCGATCACGCCGGAAGTGCGCGCTTCGCTGGGCCTGAAGACCGACGTCACGCACATGGCGCCGATGGACCTGCTCAACGCCATCCTCAAGGCGCCGGTAGACCTGCTGTGGAATGGCGGCATCGGCACCTACGTGAAGGCGAGCAGCGAATCGCACGCCGACGTGGGCGACCGCGCCAACAACGGCCTGCGCGTCAATGGTGGCGAGCTGCGCTGCAAGATCGTGGGCGAGGGCGGCAACCTGGGCATGACCCAGAAGGGTCGTATCGAGGCGGCGCAGCACGGCGTGCTGCTCAATACCGACTTCATCGACAACTCCGCCGGCGTGGACACCTCCGACCATGAGGTGAACATCAAGATCCTGCTCAACGATGCCGTGCAGCGCGGCGAGCTGACGGTGGAAGCACGCAACACGCAGCTGGCAGCCATGACCGACGAAGTCGGCCAACTCGTGCTGTGGGACAACTATCGCCAGAACCAGGCCATCACCCTGATGGAGCGCCAGTCGGTGCGTCGTCTGGGTTCCATGGCCCACTTCATCCGCAGCCTGGAAAGCGAAGGCCTGCTCGACCGCCAGGTCGAGAACCTGCCGAGCGAAGCGGAGCTCACCGAGCGCAAGACGCGCGGCATGGGCATGACGCGTCCGGAGCTGTCGGTGCTGCTGTCTTACGACAAGATCAAGCTGTACCAGCAGCTGCTCGATTCGGACGTGCCAGAAGATCCGTACCTGTCCAAGGAACTGGTGCGCTACTTCCCGGAGCCGCTGCACGACAAGTACGCCGCCCACATGCAGCGTCACCGCCTGAAGCGCGAGATCATCGCCACGGCCGTCACCAACTCCACCATCAACCGCATGGGCGCCACCTTCATGATGCGCATGCAGGAAGACACGGGGCAGGGGCCGGCGGCGATCGCCAAGGCTTACACCGCCGCCCGTGAAATCCTGGGTGCGCGCGAGCTGTGGGCGGAGATTGAGGCGCTGGACAGCAAGGTGGCCGAGGAGACGCAGATCGACGCGATCATGCAGATCTGGTCGCTGTTGCGTCACCTCACGCGCTGGTTGCTCAATCGCCCGGGTGGCACGCTGGATATCGCCGCCAACGTGGAGCGTTACCAGGCTGGCGTCAATGCGCTGCGCGAAGCCCTGCCGGATGCGCTGACCGATACCGGTCGTGCCGATTTCTCGACCAGCCAGGAGAAGTGGGACGGCCTTGGCCTCCCGTCCGCGCTGGCCGTGCGTCTGGCCCGGATTCCGGAGATGCGCGCCATGCTCGACATCGTCGAAGTGGCTCAGCAGACCGGTCAGCCAGTGGCTCGCGTTGCCGGCGTGTTCTACGAGCTGGGCGGCGTGCTCGACCTGGAATGGCTGCGCAACCAGATCGAAGCGCTGCCGGTGGAAGGTCACTGGCATGCCCAGGCGCGCGGTTCGCTGCTGGACGAGCTCAATCACCAGCATCGTGCGCTGGCTTCGCAGGTTCTCGCCTTGTCGGGCGACAGCAAGGAGCAGTCGCCGGTGCAGGCCTGGTTGCAGCGCGATGACGCCACGCTCAAGTACACCCGCGCCATGCTGGCGGAGATCCTGACGCAGAACGCCGACTACCCGATTGCTTCGGTCGCCGTTCGTCGTCTGGCTCAGCTGGCGGCCGTGCCGGTGTGA
- a CDS encoding efflux RND transporter periplasmic adaptor subunit — translation MKSSSLRTPLMCLGLLALAACGGKKEQGPPQAPPPEVGVVKAQPKTVPLTKDLVGRLSSYRSADVRARVPGVLLQRTYEEGSDVKKGQVLFKIDPAPLRAVLAANQGSLAQAEATYTNAKISAQRARDLAPKGYISKADLDNAEAQERTAKAAVAAARANVESAKINLGFTDVVSPIDGRAGQQQVTEGALVGQGDVTLLTTVDQIDPLYVNFTIGVTELDAIRRSATAGGITLAEPNTAKVQITLPDGTRYSDDGTLDFSSATADPATGSVNLRARIPNAKHSLLPGMYVTVKANLGEQHGVFEVPQAAVQRDTAGSFVLVVGADGKVVRKDVQAGSLVGSTWLITDGLKAGDDVIVSGIQKVKEGAPAKASPWTPNQPAPGAQPQAAQPAAAGKAAHQP, via the coding sequence ATGAAGTCCTCGTCACTGCGCACACCGCTGATGTGCCTGGGCCTGCTGGCACTGGCCGCCTGTGGAGGCAAGAAGGAACAAGGCCCGCCACAGGCCCCGCCACCGGAAGTGGGCGTGGTCAAGGCGCAGCCCAAGACTGTCCCGCTCACCAAGGACCTGGTCGGCCGCCTCTCGTCGTATCGCAGCGCCGATGTCCGCGCCCGCGTGCCGGGCGTCCTCCTGCAGCGCACCTATGAAGAAGGTTCGGACGTAAAGAAGGGCCAGGTGCTCTTCAAGATCGACCCGGCCCCGCTGCGCGCCGTGCTGGCCGCCAACCAGGGCTCGCTGGCCCAGGCCGAAGCCACCTACACCAACGCCAAGATCAGCGCCCAGCGCGCTCGCGATCTGGCGCCCAAGGGCTACATCTCCAAGGCAGACCTGGATAACGCCGAGGCGCAGGAGCGCACGGCCAAGGCTGCCGTCGCAGCGGCCCGCGCCAACGTCGAGTCCGCGAAGATCAACCTCGGCTTCACCGACGTGGTCTCGCCGATCGACGGCCGTGCCGGCCAGCAGCAGGTCACTGAAGGCGCCCTCGTGGGCCAGGGCGACGTCACCCTGCTGACGACGGTCGACCAGATCGATCCGCTCTATGTGAACTTCACCATCGGCGTAACCGAGCTCGACGCCATCCGTCGTTCCGCCACCGCTGGCGGCATCACCCTGGCCGAGCCCAACACCGCCAAGGTGCAGATCACCCTGCCCGACGGCACCCGCTACAGCGATGACGGCACGCTGGACTTCTCCTCCGCCACGGCCGACCCGGCCACCGGCTCGGTGAACCTGCGCGCACGCATCCCCAATGCCAAGCATTCACTCCTGCCCGGCATGTACGTGACGGTCAAGGCGAACCTGGGCGAGCAGCACGGCGTGTTCGAGGTCCCGCAGGCTGCCGTGCAGCGCGACACCGCCGGCTCGTTCGTGCTGGTTGTCGGCGCCGACGGCAAGGTCGTCCGCAAGGATGTCCAGGCCGGCAGTCTCGTAGGCAGCACCTGGCTGATCACCGATGGCCTGAAGGCAGGCGATGACGTGATCGTGTCCGGCATCCAGAAGGTGAAGGAAGGCGCACCCGCCAAGGCTTCTCCGTGGACGCCCAACCAGCCGGCGCCTGGCGCGCAGCCGCAAGCTGCCCAGCCGGCTGCGGCAGGCAAAGCGGCCCACCAGCCGTAA